In the Nothobranchius furzeri strain GRZ-AD chromosome 1, NfurGRZ-RIMD1, whole genome shotgun sequence genome, CATGATGTAATGCTGTATAAGATCATTCAACGTCGACCATCTCCacatcaccatggcaaccagacaccatcttcttcttcttggctGATGAGGAGGAGTCCTGGTCCTTTCTGCGTGGTTCTGCTGAGGCTCCAACTGAGGATAAAACAGAACAAAAGGTTCTGGTGAGCGGCACCACCATCAGACCAACAGAAGCTGATGTGAGCGAACACCGGTACCGACAACAACGCGAACCCACAGCTATCGCCATGATTAAGACAAAAGTTCTGATCTCAGAACCTTCTGGATCGGCGCCTCTAAGGCCGAGGTTTGTTGGTATAATGAAGTCCGACTCTGTCCTGAAGCGGAGGACTCGCGTCAAAAAGAGCAGGTCGTATAGGGGCTCAAGCAGGTCGGTTCTGTCCAGCACATCACAACAGAACCACGACCAATCGGGTCTTTTACCTTCCATAGACAACTTCTCTTTCTCCAGGTGCTGCAGCTGCTTGATCAACTTCCGCTTCTTCTTGCCTGACAAAGTGATGTTTGCTCTGGGACTGGACCTACAGGCGGGGGGAAAGGGGGCAGGTGAGGATGGCTGGAAACATGAGACAAGCGGGCAGGTGAGACAGGAGCTGACCTCCTCTTCTTCAGGTGATGGACAGTGGTGAGTCCCTGGTCGATGACGGCGCCAACAATTTGATGCTTCTTCCTCTTCTGCCGACTCTCAACACGTCGCCGTTTGAAGAGTTTTTTCCCCAGCTCCTGAAAAGTCAGAGGTCATCAGGTGAACACCACCTGTCCGTTAAGTTTACGGAACCACCAGGCATGACCTCAGGACCACGTCATCATCAGCAGATTAAAACTAGAGCTGCAGATGAGATCAGATGGGCTGAAACTGAAAAATCGGATGTTTTTCTCCATGAACTCGTCATCGTGTagaggttgaaggttacaataatatctCACTGCTGTTGTGCGTTTACCTGTAATTACTCTCATTTTTCCTTTCCCCAAGTGTCTGTGCCGCAGTAACAGGTCTATTCATCACTGGCGCTAGTTAGCTTTAGCACAACATCCACTCGGAAGTTTCACTCCCAGAATCAGACTTTTCATCTAAAATAGAGGTTTTTTAAAACAAGAGTTGTGTTGTGATCTCAGGTGAGGGGGTGACGTAGCGTGTCAGGAACAAACCGCACCAGCAGGACTGAACTAGTTAAAGACCGCAGAACGGGACACTTATAAACCTAACAATGTCTAAATAAAACCTCCAGAAAAACTAAAAACTAACAGAGTTTGTCATCTTTTAAATAAACGATTTTCTTACCGTTTTGGGTCTGTTTATTTTGCCTCCCGGCGGCGCCATGTTGCCTTTGGCCTCAGCACATGGACCGACCTCTTCTACTTCCGGGTTAAAGACGCCTGGCTGCAGCAGGCCGAAGGGGGCGCTGTCGGGCCAGTTGTCAGACCCATATGAaccacggctgttactagtttacagttgtTAAAACTCTGTTCTGTGGCCAAATTAAGAGAGATAAATATAATTTACTACAGTGAAGGTCTGAACTTATATATCCCATAATGAAAATGTTCCTTTAAGCGAATTTGCTGATGGCTGTACCAGACTCACATTAGTATATTACCTCTGGTGGTccagtgcgcacacacacacacacacacacacacacacacacacacacacacacacacacacacacatatatatatacgtatatatatatatatatatatatatatatatatatatatatatatatacatatacatatacatatacgtaAATATATAtacaggctgcatggtggtgcagtggttagcactgttgcctcgcagcacaaaggttgcaggttcgaaactcagctgtggcctttctgcgtggagttgcgtgttctccccatgcatgtgtgggtttcctccgggtactccggtttcccccacggatcacaacatgccctacaggttataaactgtaagtcactttggataaaagcgtctgccaaataaataaacgtgtgtatatatatatgtatatatacacatatatacataaatatgtatatatttatatatatatatgtctttagTTCAACCATTTTCTAATAAAATATTGTTTGTCTAATTCCTACCTGATCTTGTGGAGTGATACTTTATGTCGTGGTTTAGGCTtctaccacacaacatgacaaTTTTATGCTGTATGCTCTTACACGTTATGCCTTTAATAGCTGCTTGCCTGACTGCTGCTGCTAGGTGAGGGGGAGAGA is a window encoding:
- the LOC107387724 gene encoding uncharacterized protein C11orf98 homolog, which gives rise to MAPPGGKINRPKTELGKKLFKRRRVESRQKRKKHQIVGAVIDQGLTTVHHLKKRRSSPRANITLSGKKKRKLIKQLQHLEKEKLSMEVGASAEPRRKDQDSSSSAKKKKMVSGCHGDVEMVDVE